The sequence GGCCGGCCAGGCCGGAGCCGTGACCAGGTTGCCGTCGACGTGAGCCGCGTCCAGGGCGATGTTCGCGTACGCCCCTCCAGCATGGATCACGTCGGGCCCAACCGCCGGGTAAGCACTGCACGAGCGGCCCTTGAGAACGCCGGCACCGGCCAGCAGCTGAGCTCCGTGGCAGATGGG comes from Phycisphaerae bacterium and encodes:
- a CDS encoding DJ-1/PfpI family protein, encoding PICHGAQLLAGAGVLKGRSCSAYPAVGPDVIHAGGAYANIALDAAHVDGNLVTAPAWPAHPAWLAAFLKILGTHIEP